GGACCCGCCAAGCTGGCGATTGTGGGCGCCGAGCGCGCCTTTCATGGACGCACTCTCGGGGCACAGCAAGCCGGCGGCATTCCCGGTCAGAAAAGCTGGATAATCAATGAAGACCCGGCCATTGTGCAGGTCCCCTTTCCGGATGGTTATTGGACGACCGACACCCGCTTCGAGCTTTTCCTCGAAACCCTTCAACGCAAAGGACTCGCTCCAGAGAATGTAGCCGGGGTTCTGCTCGAAAGTTACCAGGGCGTTGGGCCCGACTTCGCCCCTGTTGAATACATTCAGCGGCTGGCGCATTGGTGCCGCCAAAACGGCGCGGTCCTTATCTTCGATGAGGTCCAGTCGGGCTTTGGGCGCACCGGTCGCTTTTGGGGTTTCGAACATTACGGAGTTGTCCCGGACCTGATCTGCTGCGGCAAAGGCATTAGCAGTTCGCTCCCGCTTTCCGCCGTCATTGGCCGGGCTGAAATCATGGACCAATTCCCTCCTGGCTCGATGACCAGCACCCACACGGGTAACCCGGTCTGTTGCGCCGCGGCTCTGGCCAGTTTGAAAAAGATTACTGCGGAAGATTTACCCGCCAATGCCGCACGGATGGGGAAAATTCTGGAAGATGGTTTGCGCGAAATTCAGCGGCAACATGCGGCCCGAGTAGGGCGCTTTAGCTGCCGCGGCCTGGTGGGTGGCCTGCAAATGACCTTGCCAGGACGAAAAGAGCCGGCCCCGGACCTGGCGCATCAAATTATCGAACGCTGCTTCCATAAAGGCCTGCTGTTTTTCGCCCCGGTTGGCGCCTGGGGCCAGACGGTCAAGATCGCACCCCCGCTCACCATTCAGGAGGATGCCTTGCGGGAAGGTCTCTCCGTCCTGGCCGAGGCGGTTCAAGAGAGCATAGATATCCTTTAATAACATCGAACGTCCAACGTGCCCTTAAACGTAAAGCGCCGCCTGGAGTTCGCGGACCATCACTCCAATGAAAGGATACCGCCGCTCGGGTTCCTGCTCCAGACAACGCAACACCACCTTTTCGAGAGTCGCGGGGAGGTCCGGATTAAGCTGACGCGGACCGACGAATTCCGAGCGGTCGAGTTGCTTGCGGAGGATCTCCCCAGGAGTATCGCCGGGGAATGGTTTGTGGTTTGTGAGCAGTTCGTAAGCGGCGGCGCCGTAGGAGAAAATGTCCACTCGATGGGAAATCGGTTCACCCATCAGTTGCTCGGGCGCCATGTAAGCGGGTGTGCCCGGATTCTTCCTGGAAAACTTCTTTGGTTTCTCCGGGATCGGCTGGGCGAGGTCGAAATCCACCAGCCGCACGCTGCCATTGCGGGTCACCAGGACATTTTCCGGTTTAAAATCCAGGTGCATGAAGCCGTTTTCGTGCATGTGTTCCAGGGCGGCGGCCATATCAATGAGAATCTGCGCCACGTTTTCGAGCAGAATCGGGTCATGGTTCGTGTAGAGTTCTTTCAGGTTGGCCGCTTCCACATACTCCATGAGCAGATACAGATGGCCTTTGACCTTCCCATGCTCGACGTAACTGATGATGCTCGGATGATCGCCAATCTTGGAGAGAATCTCGCACCCGCGCAGAAAGCGGCGCCGGGCCAGGAGGTTGAAGCGGAGCCGCTCGTGCATGACGCGCAGGGCATAGGCCTTGTTCTTGCCATCCGTCGCCAGCCAAATGTCGGCCATCCCGCCGCTGTTGAGGACCTCCTGAAGATAAAAGCGCCCAAAGGCCCCGGGCGCCAACCCCTGGCCGTCACTGGATGTATTTGAAGTGCCTGGCACTAAATTTATTTATCATGCGGCCCGCCCCCCGGCTACTGCTTTTAATGCGGGAGAGGAGGACGACCATTTACCGTTGCGACAATGCTGCCATTTCTGGACTTATCAGGCGAATAAATTGGCTTTTGACACCGCTTGCCGGTTCGGTAGCTTACTAAACCCATGAGCACCACTACTTGTCCGCCCGCCGGCACAGGGCCGCTTGGCCACTGGCTGGCTCCGGCCCAAAGTCGTTCCAGCCTCTGCTCCAAGACTCGAGGAGATTCCTGAGATGGCCTTGAAACGAAAATACACGAAAGCCGAAATCAAGAGCGCTATCGATTTAGCCGAGGGCCACCGCTTCAGCAGTTACATCAGTGTCTGGGGCGGCAACGATTCGCATTTCCAGGATGTCGATATCATCAATACCAAGACAAACGTCAAGGTGAAGACAATCACCAAATACTCGCCGCCTGCCAATGAGGCCGAAAAAGTGTCGGACGATACAGGGCACACGCTGCGCAACCACGTAAAAGGACATCAGGAAGCGTCGTATGTCGGGCAAAAGTCGCGTTACGACAGCTTGGAGGATTGCCTGCAGGCAACGGCAGAAGCGCTGAATTCGGACAAGGGCCAGACGGCGTTGGAAGAGATGGACGCCGACGCGGCGATTCGCGACCGCAAGCTCCGGGTCGATGTGACGGGCGCCTGGTATGGTGACGCCGCCGATGGTGTG
The DNA window shown above is from Verrucomicrobiia bacterium and carries:
- a CDS encoding aspartate aminotransferase family protein, which produces MGKEFSIVPREVPRVETRFRRIVTPLPHPDSVATLEKLRRFEPQSMRGQPPLVWDRAEDIFVFDAFGNRWLDWSSGVLVANCGHGASLVRQAIIDQVNSGLLHNYVFPSRQRAALVEKLAGLAPEGLDKVFLLTTGSEATECAIKLARAHGIRTGGPAKLAIVGAERAFHGRTLGAQQAGGIPGQKSWIINEDPAIVQVPFPDGYWTTDTRFELFLETLQRKGLAPENVAGVLLESYQGVGPDFAPVEYIQRLAHWCRQNGAVLIFDEVQSGFGRTGRFWGFEHYGVVPDLICCGKGISSSLPLSAVIGRAEIMDQFPPGSMTSTHTGNPVCCAAALASLKKITAEDLPANAARMGKILEDGLREIQRQHAARVGRFSCRGLVGGLQMTLPGRKEPAPDLAHQIIERCFHKGLLFFAPVGAWGQTVKIAPPLTIQEDALREGLSVLAEAVQESIDIL
- a CDS encoding serine/threonine-protein kinase; translation: MPGTSNTSSDGQGLAPGAFGRFYLQEVLNSGGMADIWLATDGKNKAYALRVMHERLRFNLLARRRFLRGCEILSKIGDHPSIISYVEHGKVKGHLYLLMEYVEAANLKELYTNHDPILLENVAQILIDMAAALEHMHENGFMHLDFKPENVLVTRNGSVRLVDFDLAQPIPEKPKKFSRKNPGTPAYMAPEQLMGEPISHRVDIFSYGAAAYELLTNHKPFPGDTPGEILRKQLDRSEFVGPRQLNPDLPATLEKVVLRCLEQEPERRYPFIGVMVRELQAALYV